One Aegilops tauschii subsp. strangulata cultivar AL8/78 chromosome 7, Aet v6.0, whole genome shotgun sequence genomic window carries:
- the LOC109773560 gene encoding flavonoid 3'-monooxygenase CYP75B4, whose protein sequence is MHLVAMDIPLPLLLSTLAVAVTICYVLFFRADKGRAPLPPGPRGWPVLGNLPQLGGKTHQTMHEMSKVYGPVLRLRFGSSVVVVAGSAAVAEQFLRTHDAKFSSRPPNSGGEHMAYNYQDVVFAPYGPRWRAMRKVCAVNLFSARALDDLRGFREREAAFMVRSLADAASGGGLVAVGKAANVCTTNALSRAAVGLRVFAAAGTELGAKEFKEIVLEVMEVGGVLNVGDFVPALRWLDPQGVVARLKKLHRRFDDMMNGIIAERRAGAGTAGEEKEGKDLLGLLLAMVQEDKSLTGGEEDRITDTDVKALILNLFVAGTETTSTIVEWAVAELIRHPDMLKRAQEEMDAVVGRGRLVAESDLPRLTFLNAVIKETFRLHPSTPLSLPRMASEECEVAGYRIPKGTELLVNVWGIARDPALWPDPLEFRPARFLPGGTHADVDVKGGDFGLIPFGAGRRICAGLSWGLRVVTVTAATLVHSFDWELPTGQTPDKLNMEEAFSLLLQRAVPLMVHPVPRLLPSAYEIA, encoded by the exons ATGCACCTCGTCGCCATGGATATCCCTCTCCCGTTGCTCCTCTCCACCTTGGCCGTTGCCGTGACCATATGCTATGTCCTCTTCTTCCGTGCTGACAAGGGGCGCGCGCCGCTGCCGCCCGGGCCGAGGGGCTGGCCGGTGCTGGGGAACCTCCCGCAGCTCGGCGGCAAGACGCACCAGACCATGCACGAGATGTCCAAGGTGTACGGGCCCGTGCTCCGGCTCCGGTTCGGCAGCTCCGTCGTGGTGGTGGCCgggtcggccgccgtggccgagCAGTTCCTCCGCACCCACGACGCCAAGTTCAGCAGCCGGCCGCCCAACTCCGGCGGCGAGCACATGGCGTACAACTACCAGGACGTGGTGTTCGCGCCCTACGGCCCCCGGTGGCGCGCGATGAGGAAGGTGTGCGCCGTGAACCTCTTCTCGGCCCGCGCGCTCGACGACCTCCGCGGGTTCCGCGAGCGGGAGGCCGCGTTCATGGTGAGGTCCCTCGCTGACGCTGCTTCCGGCGGCGGGTTGGTGGCGGTCGGCAAGGCGGCGAACGTGTGCACGACCAACGCGCTCTCGCGGGCGGCGGTGGGGCTCCGGGTGTTCGCCGCGGCCGGCACCGAGCTTGGCGCCAAGGAGTTCAAGGAGATCGTGCTGGAGGTGATGGAGGTGGGCGGCGTGCTCAACGTCGGGGACTTCGTGCCGGCGCTCCGGTGGCTCGACCCGCAGGGGGTCGTTGCCAGGCTGAAGAAACTGCACCGCCGGTTCGACGACATGATGAACGGGATCATCGCCGAGAGAAGGGCCGGAGCTGGCACGGCCGGCGAGGAGAAGGAAGGTAAGGACCTGCTCGGCTTGCTGCTCGCAATGGTGCAGGAAGACAAGTCCCTCACCGGCGGCGAGGAGGACAGGATCACAGACACGGACGTCAAGGCGCTCATACTG AACTTGTTCGTGGCGGGCACGGAGACGACGTCGACGATAGTGGAGTGGGCGGTGGCGGAGCTGATCCGCCACCCGGACATGCTGAAGCGGGCGCAGGAGGAGATGGACGCCGTCGTGGGCCGGGGCAGGCTCGTCGCGGAGTCCGACCTGCCGCGCCTCACGTTCCTGAACGCGGTCATCAAGGAGACGTTCCGGCTGCACCCGTCGACGCCGCTCTCGCTGCCGCGGATGGCCTCCGAGGAGTGCGAGGTCGCCGGCTACCGCATCCCCAAGGGCACGGAGCTGCTGGTCAACGTGTGGGGCATCGCCCGCGACCCGGCCCTGTGGCCCGACCCGCTGGAGTTCCGGCCCGCCCGGTTCCTCCCGGGAGGGACCCACGCCGACGTCGACGTCAAGGGAGGCGACTTCGGGCTGATCCCGTTCGGGGCCGGCCGGAGGATCTGCGCGGGCCTCAGCTGGGGCCTGCGGGTGGTCACCGTGACGGCGGCCACGCTGGTGCACTCGTTCGACTGGGAGCTGCCGACGGGCCAGACGCCCGACAAGCTCAACATGGAGGAGGCCTTCTCTCTGCTGCTGCAGCGGGCCGTGCCGCTGATGGTCCACCCGGTGCCCAGGCTGCTCCCGTCGGCATACGAAATTGCATAA